AGATTGCCCGATGGTAGGACACGAGATATCTTCCATTTAGCAAGCTACGACCTCGACGATATGATCAGCAACCCAGAGGTCATAACGAAGCTCAAAGCAGTTGGATTCGACATGATTGTTGGAGATACGGTACCTCTTTATCAAGTCACCCTCAGTCAGTTACTCAAAGTACCTTTCATTAACTTCGGCTTACTACCGATGGCTCCTTCACAGAACGATCGCTTTGCCTACAACCCTAGTAACGCTGCCTATGTTCCAGAACGTATGAGCTTCCTCACCGATACCATGACCTTTAAGGAGAGAGTTAAAAACACTTTACTTTACTGGATCACAAGCTTCTTTTACTATAAATACGGTCTGGGTCCAATGGATGATATACTCCAAAAACATAACATTAGGCCTGATGCTAACTTTGGTCAACTCATGTCAGAAGCTCAAATGTGGATCTTCAACTCAGATTTTGTGGTGGATTTCCCCCGACCTTTAAGTCCGCACGTTAAATTTGTTGGTGGAGTGATGTCTGGTCCTGCCAGTCCGCTTGATGAGGTAAGAGGTTTTAAAATAATCATCTTTGTTGTGTTGCACTCAACTGATGCTTCGTTTACAAGAGTATTCACATTGTATACGTTTGCAGACCAAGCCCCTGGTTTGAAAATGTTCCttatattatttgaaattgCCTGAGGTGCCTGTAAATATACACGTGTGCCTCTAAAGGTCGGAAAAAATACCAGCTCTATAAAAATCAGAAACGAATATCATCATCCTCTTTACGTAATGCAACCGATCCTTTTGACGTAGTGCGCCCTCTTTGAAACCCCTTTAAAACTGCTTCTACAAAAGAGGATTCTTGgcttagcctgaacatctgacgtcacatttcgagGCCCGTGAATTACGCCAAAAACCTGCCTTTGTGCATGCGTCAGAATCCAAACCAATGTACATTTTATctcgcattcatttcacatggagattcgcTGTCACATCCTACGTAGATGTAGGTTTATACATAAAAAACTAAcatacatgcatgtacatgtgcacATGCGATGCACAAGCATATTGTACGCTACAAGCAGGCGACCGAAATTGCGGCAAACAAACACCTCGGACCAATCGAAGCACAGacatggaaagcttacgtcactgcacgtttatccagtTATATCATTGATATCTAATGAAATCATCCGGTTTGTAAAACCAGTGTCGTCTTAAAGACATGTTAAAAGTCTGATATAATTATGATATCATAGttctagtttttatttttattttacagatcCGTTggttcaaaaattgttttacggCAGGCATGTATTTTGGGGGATTATGTTAATAACAAAGATGGAAGTTAAATAAACCAGTTGCAGACACAGTTGTTATCAATTGGATTTGTAGCATTATAAATGATTGCCTTATTGGAGACTGTGTACAATTGGCTGCCTGAAAATGACATCGTGTGCATTGAccttgaaaaattattcattttaacaaaaatagaccagcagaaaataatacaaaagtGGGACATTATCACCGAACTGGAATTCAAACTGGTTTAATTGCAACTATAAAGTGAAACGAAAGGTAGTAAATTCTTTGTAGTGAGATAAGAGGCtctttgtttgttaatttgctTAAAAATGGCTAACACTTCAAAGCAGTCGTTGGGCGTCATAGTTCTTCTTGTTTTCATGATCTTTTACAAACCTGTTCTTGCAAGAAAGAACAAGATACTTATGGCTCAAATGGCTGGAGATTCGAGTCATTCGCAATTCACCGTGGATCTTGCCAAGACATTATCTGCAAGAGGGAATGAGGTCTGGATTGTCGATAGTATAGAATGCTACAATTGGCGTACCGAATATCGAAACTATTCAGAGATTAAATTTGTACTCTTTCAAAAACGGATTCCTTTTTTTACGATCGGAAAGTTATTAGTGAACCGCTATATTGCTAGGAATCTTCACAGCAGTTCTGCAAACTCAGCTTTACAGTACCAATTAGAAGCTGAAAACACGGAACTCTTTGCAAATTTGACCGATGGTAGAACATTAAATATCTTCACTTTAGCAAGCTACGAACTCGACGATATGATCAGCAACACCGAGGTCATAACGAAGCTCAAAGCAGTTGGATTCGACATGATTGTTGGAGATACGGTACCTCTTTATCAAGTCACCCTCAGTCAGTTACTCAAAGTACCTTTCATTAACTTCGGCTTACTACCGATGGCTCCATCACAGAACGATCGCTTTGCCTACAACCCTAGTAACGCTGCCTATGTTCCAGAACGTATGAGCTTCCTCACCGATACCATGACCTTTAAGGAGAGAGTTAAAAACACTTTACTTTACTGGATCACAAGCTTCTTTTACTATAAATACTGTCTGGGTCCAATGGATGATATACTCCAAAAACATAACATTAGGCCTGATGCTAACTTTGGTCAACTCATGTCAGAAGCTCAAATGTGGATCTTCAACTCAGATTTTGTGGTGGATTTCCCCCGACCTTTAAGTCCGCACGTTAAATTTGTTGGTGGAGTGATGTCTGGTCCTGCCAGTCCGCTTGATGAGGTAAGAGGTTTTAAAATAATCAGCTTTGTTCTGTTGCGCCCAACTGATGCTTCGTTTACAAGAGTGTCCACATTGTATTAAAAACTTTGCTGACGAAGCCCCTGGTCTAAAAGTGTTCCTTTATATTGTTGGTAATTGCCTGAAACTATTGCCTGTAACTATACACATGTGCCTCTAAAGGTCCGGAAATATACCAGCTCCATCAAAATCAGAAACGAAGACCATCATCCACTTTACTGTTCGTATTTGTTCAAGTTAATAACACAACCGATCCGTTTTGACGTTGTGCGCCCTCTCTGAAACCCCTTTTAAATTGCTTCTACATCAAAAGCGGATTCTTGgctatagcctgaacatctgacgtcacatttcgagGCCCGTGAATTACGCCAAAAACCTGCCTTTGTGCATACGTCAGAATCCTAACCGATGTACATTTGACCTCGTATTCATTTCAAATGGAGATTCGCTGCCACATCCTACgtagatgtaggcctatacatatataaaactacattacatgcatgtacatgtgcacATGCAGTGTACAAACATTAAGTACGCTAGAAGCAGGCGACCGAAATTGCGGCAAACAAACATCACCGCGGACCAATCGAAGCACAGACATGGAAAGGTTACGTAACTACACGTTTATCCAattaaatcattgtatccaatgaaatcatctGGTTTGTAAAACCAGTGTCGTCTTAAAGACAGGGTACCACTCGAATATTTGGCATCATAATTTTCGGTTTTTATGTTCGTCAACAAATCTGTTGTATAAAGTAGTTTACGGTCATGTCTTTATTCAATTCCCTTTTAGTTGGCCTGTGTGTCTGTTCGGGGAGTCCCTTTTCCCTGATGtcattttgtatgtatttgtgCCATGAagataatacaaatttaaattagaAATATGATTTGCAGAACCgaaattaagtttttttctATTAGCCTCCTGAAATAACTTCCTGGGCATTTACCTTGAAGTGTGAAGaagatatgaagaaaaaatagGTACCAGCAGAAAATACGGAAGTGAATATAATTATCACCTTTACGACTCGGACCACTTTGCatactgaccccatctttagttgttttgctgcatccagcagcaatacgcctggtcgacattgccggaaaaatgcaaggaaaactttttttttcgaaacgtacaaactcacgactaggacttgcatgtacttgcacgtacgtgtgttcgatgttcgatcgaggcaaagtctgtctcgattgacgtcacaaaaggggtggGCGGAGTCACCcacaaaacaactttatctattctttaacatataaatcgttacaaacaatattACTCAACAAGTTATTATATTGCTTATAAACAtgtactctaatgtttgaagaaaaaaattgtatttccaGATGTCTTTAAAAATTGTTATTGATTATTTTGCAAACACAGCTGTTATCAATTGGGTTTGAAGAAATGTGAAGGAATTTCCTTATGGGAGACTGTCGATAACTGGCTGCCTGAAATTGACATCGTATTGTAGTGATGTTCATTATTATGTTAGACATTACGATTGGAATACAATAAAGTCACCCAAGCGTGTCAGTGGCTGGACTGTGCGAGCAGGCCAGCCACGAGGCAGTCTTGAGCCAGCTGCTAACCTTGTAAGACGTTTCGTCCTCTACACTTTTTATCACCTTTACGACTCGAACTGGTTCATTTGCAACTATAAATGAAACTGATTAACAATGGCTTACACTTCAAAGCAGTCGTTGGGCGTCATAGTTCTTCTTGTTTTCATGATCTTTTCCAAACCTGTTCTTGCAAAAAAGAACAAGATACTCATAGCTCAAATGGGAGGATTTTCTAGTCACGCGTTATTCAGTTTGGAACTGGCTAAGACATTATCTGCACGGGGCAATGAGGTCTGGGTAGTCGACAGTGAAAAAACCTATAATTGGCGTATCAAATGTCAAAACCTCTCAGAGATCCAGTTTGTGCTGAAGAACAAACCGGTTTGATATGAAGAACAAACCGGTACCAGCAGAgtatacagaaatgaatgctCTGCTGATCACCTTTACGACTCGAACAAGTTCATTTGCAATCTTTAAGTGAAACGAATGTGCAGTTTATTCTTTATAGTGAGATAGTACGCTCTCTCGTTGATAAACTGCTTAAAAATGGCTCACACTTCAAAGCAGTCGTTGGGCGTCATAGttcttcttgtttttatcaTCTTTTACAAACCTGTTCTTGCAAAAAAGAACAAGATTCTCATGACTCCGTTGAGAGTATATTCAAGTCATGCTGTATTCAGTTTGGAACTGGCCAAGGTATTATCTGCACGGGGGAATGAGGTCTGGGTTGTTGAAAATGAGCAAACGTACGATCAGCGAATCAAAAATCAAAACCTCTCAGAAATTCATTTTGTACTCGTTCAAAATAAGATTCCTGTAAGTGTGTTAGAAGTGCTAGTAAAACGCTTTATTGCCAGGAATCTTCGCAGCAGTTCTGCAAACTCAGCTTTACAGTACCAATTGGAAGCTGAAGACACGAAACTCTTTGCAAATTTGACCGATGGTAGAACACTGGAAATCTTCACTGCACCAAGCTACGACCTCGACGATATGATTAGCAACACCGAGGTCATGACGAAACTCAAAGCAGTTGGATTCGACATGATTGTTGGAGATACGGTACCTCTTTATCAAGTCACCCTCAGTCAGTTACTCAAAGTACCTTTCATCAACTTCGGTTTACTACCAATGGCTCCATCACAGAACGATCGCTTTGCCTACAACCCTAGTAACGCTGCCTATGTTCCAGAACGTATGAGCTTCCTCTCCGATACCATGACCTTTAAGGAGAGAGTTAAAAACACTTTACTTTACTGGATCACAAGCTTCTTTTACTATAAATACTGTCTGGGTCCAATGGATGACATACTCCAAAAACATAACATTAGGCTTGATGCTAACTTTGGTCAACTCATGTCAGAAGCTCAAATGT
The sequence above is a segment of the Asterias amurensis chromosome 12, ASM3211899v1 genome. Coding sequences within it:
- the LOC139945344 gene encoding UDP-glucuronosyltransferase 2A2-like: MAYTSKQSLGVIVLLVFMIFYKPVLAKKNKILMAQMAGFSSHALFSLELAKTLSARGNEVWVVDSAETYNLRIKGQNLSEIQFVLFQSSTPYLEVKQIISRYVATQLRNSSANSVLQYQVESEDTELDRRLPDGRTRDIFHLASYDLDDMISNPEVITKLKAVGFDMIVGDTVPLYQVTLSQLLKVPFINFGLLPMAPSQNDRFAYNPSNAAYVPERMSFLTDTMTFKERVKNTLLYWITSFFYYKYGLGPMDDILQKHNIRPDANFGQLMSEAQMWIFNSDFVVDFPRPLSPHVKFVGGVMSGPASPLDEVRGFKIIIFVVLHSTDASFTRVFTLYTFADQAPGLKMFLILFEIA
- the LOC139945314 gene encoding UDP-glucuronosyltransferase 2C1-like isoform X2; its protein translation is MAHTSKQSLGVIVLLVFIIFYKPVLAKKNKILMTPLRVYSSHAVFSLELAKVLSARGNEVWVVENEQTYDQRIKNQNLSEIHFVLVQNKIPVSVLEVLVKRFIARNLRSSSANSALQYQLEAEDTKLFANLTDGRTLEIFTAPSYDLDDMISNTEVMTKLKAVGFDMIVGDTVPLYQVTLSQLLKVPFINFGLLPMAPSQNDRFAYNPSNAAYVPERMSFLSDTMTFKERVKNTLLYWITSFFYYKYCLGPMDDILQKHNIRLDANFGQLMSEAQMWIFNSDFVVDFPRPLSPHVKFVGGVMSGPASPLDEEWQAFVDSSGEHGVVLLALGTLISDGLTEEQSTTIAASLSLLPQKVVWGYSGKIPTNVGNNTKIVKWIPQNDLLGSPKVRAFISHGGLSSIHQCIYHAVPMVGIPVFGDQKDNFIRLDAKGMSLHLDIRTMTDRTLYDAIIQVIYNRTFKENAERLSEIARDRPTSLSPAEETAYWIEYAIKHGTEHLKPYALQLSFIQYYLLDVIAFHVVIVVLICWLVRRMCCSASRRLVK
- the LOC139945314 gene encoding UDP-glucuronosyltransferase 2C1-like isoform X1 codes for the protein MANTSKQSLGVIVLLVFMIFYKPVLARKNKILMAQMAGDSSHSQFTVDLAKTLSARGNEVWIVDSIECYNWRTEYRNYSEIKFVLFQKRIPFFTIGKLLVNRYIARNLHSSSANSALQYQLEAENTELFANLTDGRTLNIFTLASYELDDMISNTEVITKLKAVGFDMIVGDTVPLYQVTLSQLLKVPFINFGLLPMAPSQNDRFAYNPSNAAYVPERMSFLTDTMTFKERVKNTLLYWITSFFYYKYCLGPMDDILQKHNIRPDANFGQLMSEAQMWIFNSDFVVDFPRPLSPHVKFVGGVMSGPASPLDEEWQAFVDSSGEHGVVLLALGTLISDGLTEEQSTTIAASLSLLPQKVVWGYSGKIPTNVGNNTKIVKWIPQNDLLGSPKVRAFISHGGLSSIHQCIYHAVPMVGIPVFGDQKDNFIRLDAKGMSLHLDIRTMTDRTLYDAIIQVIYNRTFKENAERLSEIARDRPTSLSPAEETAYWIEYAIKHGTEHLKPYALQLSFIQYYLLDVIAFHVVIVVLICWLVRRMCCSASRRLVK